A genomic region of Trifolium pratense cultivar HEN17-A07 linkage group LG3, ARS_RC_1.1, whole genome shotgun sequence contains the following coding sequences:
- the LOC123917456 gene encoding probable RNA 3'-terminal phosphate cyclase-like protein → MGKMEKSYKKLKGSASFRQRLLLSTLSSTPIIIEDIRPSKTDPGLRKHEVSLLRLFDTVCDGCSVVINETGTKLKYKPGIIMGGRINYPHDCGVSRSIGYFLEPLIVLCLFAKEPLTITLKGVTNDSKDPSIDTFKSAAFHILKRFGVDFEALSLKIESRGLPPNGGGEVVLSLPIVQSLTAVNWIDEGFVKKIRGVTFSTKVSSQFESSMIRAARGIINPLVSDVHIFTDHRSGPPAGNSPGYGISLVAETTSGCYISVDTAAYHGKDEDTSGFADDVKKDLMPPEDIGEGIANVLLGEIAQSGVVDSTYQGLLFLLCALCPQDISKIRIGKLSQYGIETLRNIRDFLDVKFDIKPDPDTQSVILKCIGCGMKNLSRKVT, encoded by the exons ATGGGGAAAATGGAAAAAAGCTACAAGAAGCTGAAGGGAAGCGCAAGCTTCAGACAAAGGCTGCTTCTCTCCACTCTATCTTCAACTCCCATTATCATAGAAGACATACGCCCCAGCAAAACAGACCCTGGTCTTCGCAAACATGAGGTTTCACTCCTCCGATTATTTGATACTGTCTGTGATGGCTGCAGTGTTGTAATCAACGAAActg GTACTAAATTGAAGTACAAACCGGGAATCATTATGGGTGGCAGAATAAATTATCCACACGATTGTGGTGTTTCTCGATCCATTGGTTATTTTCTTGAACCGCTCattgtgttgtgtttgtttGCCAAGGAACCCCTCACCATTACCCTCAAAG GAGTTACAAATGATTCTAAAGATCCATCAATTGATACCTTCAAGTCTGCTGCTTTTCACATACTAAAGCGCTTTGGAGTGGATTTTGAAGCCTTGAGTCTTAAAATAGAGAGCCGCGGACTACCTCCTAATGGTGGTGGGGAAGTTGTTTTGTCGCTTCCTATTGTTCAGAGTCTAACT GCAGTTAATTGGATCGATGAGGGTTTTGTTAAGAAGATTCGGGGAGTTACGTTTTCAACCAAAGTATCTTCTCAGTTTGAAAGTAGCATGATTAGAGCTGCACGTGGAATCATCAATCCACTAGTTTCCGATGTGCACATTTTTACTGATCACAGATCAGGTCCACCAGCTGGAAA CTCTCCCGGATATGGAATTTCACTAGTTGCAGAGACTACTTCTGGTTGCTACATCTCTGTCGATACTGCCGCTTACCATGGTAAGGATGAAGATACGTCTGGCTTTGCAGATGATGTGAAAAAGGATCTGATGCCTCCAGAGGATATTGGTGAGGGGATTGCTAATGTTTTACTAGGGGAGATAGCTCAATCTGGAGTGGTAGATTCAACATATCAG gGTTTGCTATTTCTTCTTTGTGCTCTATGTCCTCAAGATATTTCCAAGATTCGCATTGGCAAGCTTTCTCAATATGGGATTGAAACTCTTAGAAACATAAGGGATTTTCTTGATGTGAAGTTTGATATCAAACCAGATCCGGATACACAGTCAGTTATTCTCAAATGTATCGGGTGTGGCATGAAGAATCTTTCGCGAAAGGTCACATAA